From the genome of Varibaculum prostatecancerukia, one region includes:
- a CDS encoding carotenoid biosynthesis protein — translation MVNWINSFEIICYLITSVLVIDILRKKNFDELSLFFSAALAGYILELLAVRLTGIYHYSSQYFISIGWAPNQFPFFGGLMWGGVAVAALRLAKKIRLSRVLTALLAGWLVVSMDLLLDVAAIRLNGGFWIWEGRPVTLAINHHMFMSVIWVNFLGYLFETPMIVYLNQRYWQRRPGSRSKPLNAVVTLAIGLAGVAFVGIASAASLKLNELTDEWFAPITFLLLWGFIFVILLCHLVAKKTSLTFKELKDWTIFVFWAAIYSYCLVALEFLGIFNALPAYRIFAYFLCLLTLALSLASERRALTVER, via the coding sequence ATGGTGAATTGGATTAACAGCTTCGAAATTATCTGTTACCTGATTACGTCGGTGTTGGTTATCGACATTCTAAGAAAGAAAAACTTCGATGAGTTGAGCCTGTTTTTCTCGGCGGCACTCGCAGGTTACATCCTCGAATTGCTGGCAGTTAGGCTTACTGGAATCTATCACTACAGTTCACAGTATTTTATTAGCATTGGTTGGGCTCCCAACCAGTTCCCTTTCTTTGGGGGTCTAATGTGGGGCGGGGTAGCAGTTGCAGCGCTTAGACTTGCGAAAAAAATCAGGTTATCGCGGGTGCTGACGGCTCTGCTAGCCGGCTGGCTAGTGGTTTCAATGGATCTTCTCCTGGACGTGGCGGCGATCAGGCTAAACGGAGGATTTTGGATTTGGGAAGGGCGTCCAGTTACCTTGGCCATCAACCACCATATGTTCATGAGTGTAATATGGGTGAACTTCTTGGGCTATCTATTTGAAACTCCGATGATTGTCTATCTGAACCAGCGCTATTGGCAGCGCCGGCCCGGATCAAGGTCAAAACCCTTAAATGCAGTGGTTACCCTAGCTATCGGTCTGGCAGGCGTGGCTTTCGTAGGAATCGCTTCCGCCGCGTCCTTAAAACTCAATGAACTAACCGATGAGTGGTTCGCCCCCATAACCTTCCTGCTGCTCTGGGGCTTTATTTTCGTAATTTTGCTGTGCCACCTAGTAGCTAAGAAAACGAGTCTTACTTTTAAGGAACTCAAAGACTGGACAATATTTGTTTTCTGGGCAGCGATCTATAGCTACTGCCTGGTAGCGCTAGAGTTCCTGGGTATTTTTAATGCATTGCCCGCCTATAGAATTTTCGCGTATTTTCTGTGTCTGCTCACTTTGGCTTTATCTCTGGCCAGTGAGCGGCGTGCGCTGACAGTTGAGCGGTGA